The genomic interval GGCGTCGAGGCCGCGGCGGAGCAGGCGGAATTCCTCCCAGTTGGCCCGGCATTCGGCGCAGCCGGCCAGATGGGAATCCAGGGCCGCAGCGAGCTCGGGCTTGAGCTCGCCGCCGAAGGCTTCCTCCATCCATTCCTGACATTGCTGGCACTCGGGCCTCACTTGAGGGCCTCCTTCACGAAAGTCTTATGCCGCAAGTTGCGGCGCAAAGTTTCCAGGGCGTAGCGCATCCGGCTCTTCACGGTATTGATCGAGACGTTCATGGCTTGACCGATTTCCTCGAAAGTCAAGCCGGCCCTTTCCTTGAGCAAGAAGGTCTCGCGCTGTTCCTCGGGCAATTTTTGGATCGCCGCCTCCAGGTGTCCGGCCAGCTCGCGGTCATAGGCCTGCTCGTCGGCCGCCATCGTCTCGGCCGCGGCCCGGCCCACCGGTGTCGCCTGCTCGTCGTCCTCGGCCCGCCAGTTGGCTTCGGGCTGCTCGGGCCGGCGGGCCTGCTGCCGAATTCGGTCGAT from bacterium carries:
- a CDS encoding sigma-70 family RNA polymerase sigma factor; amino-acid sequence: MKRPTAESPRDEELIASYLKGRNEAFAELFVRYKGAIFFVVKNYFPQRERAEEVFQEVFMKLLERLKLFDGSGSFRGWFFTMCRNHCIDRIRQQARRPEQPEANWRAEDDEQATPVGRAAAETMAADEQAYDRELAGHLEAAIQKLPEEQRETFLLKERAGLTFEEIGQAMNVSINTVKSRMRYALETLRRNLRHKTFVKEALK